The nucleotide window AAGGAGTGACTCATATTGTTGAGACATTAAGTGAGACTGAACTTGGGCCATAAAGTCCATAACTACAACAACCACAATCAAGAGAGAGGTACCTCCTAAATAAAATGGAACACTTGCTGAAACTATTAGAAATTGAGGAAGAAGACAAACTAGAATTAAGTAAGCTGATCCCCAAACAGTTAACTTGGTCATTACAGAATCAATGTAGTTTGCTGATTGCTCACCAGGTCGAATTCCAGGCATATATGCACCTGATTTTCTTAAATTTTCAGACATCTCTTTTGGATCAAATTGAAGAGCTGTATAAAAGAAACAAAAGAAAGCAATCAATGAAGCGAAAGTAATTACATAAAGTGGTTGTCCTGGTCCAAGAGCCAAAGCAATTTCTTGTAACCATTCAAATCCATCTGATTGTCCAAACCAAGTTGAAGCAGATGCTGGGAAAAGTAATAAACTACTAGCAAAGATAGCAGGAATAACGCCTGCTTGATTTATTTTCATAGGTAGATAAGAGGCTTGACCTTGAACCATCTTTCGACCTTGTTGTCTTCTGGCATAATTAACTGTTATTCTTCTCTGTCCTCGCTCTATCCAAACAATAAAAGCTATTGCAGCTAATGCCACTATTCCGATTACTAAAAGCATTATTAAACTAAGATCTCCTTGTCTAGCTTGCTCGAAAACTTGACCAATTGCTCTAGGTAAGCCAGCAACGATACTAGAAAATATGATTATAGAAATACCATTACCTATTCCTTTTTCTGTGACCTGTTCTCCAAGCCACATCAAGAACACAGTTCCTGTAACAAGTGATACTACTGCTGTAATTTGAAATATAATTCCTGGTTCTAAGGCTAAATCTTGATTTTGAAGACCTAAAGCCAAACCTGAAGATTGAATGATTGCTAGTAAAATTGTTCCATACCTTACATATTGAGTTCTTTGATTCCTACCTGAACCACCTTCTTCTCTAAACCTCTTTTTAACAGAAGGAGTCGTTCCCTCTATAAGACTCATGATAATTGATGCAGTAATATATGGCATAATATTCAATGCCATAATACTCATTCTCTCAAGCGCTCCTCCTGAGAACATATTAAACATATCAATTAATGTTCCCTGATTCTGCTCAAACAAACTTGCTAACCTATCTGGATCAATTCCAGGGATAGGAATATGCGTTCCTATTCGATAAATAATTATTGCAAGCAATACAAAACGGAGTCTTGCCCAAAGCTCTGAGAGTCCTTTACCTGATTCTGTTTGCTTACTAAATGACATCTTAATTTATACTTCCGCCCGCTTCTTCTATAAGTTTTTTAATTGATTTGGTTACATTTATACCGCTAAGCTTCAATTTCTTTGATTCTTGAATATCTAAAAATACTTTTACCTTTTTAGTGGATTTCTTTACAACTTTAGACTCAATAAGAGTTGATAATGATATCTCTTCAAGGTCTAATTTTAATAACTCACTATATCTAAGCTCTTCAGTATAATTATTTTTTCTTGAAGTAAATCCATACTTAGGTACCCTCTTTTGTAAGGGCATTTGTCCGCCTTCAAAACCTGGTCTTACTCGTCCACCAGATCTTGATTTCAAGCCTTTATGTCCTCTTCCACTAGTTTTTCCTGTACCACTTCCCGGTCCTCTTCCAAGCCTCTTTTTTAGCTTATTTCTCTTAGGATTTGGTTTTAACTCACTTAAATTCATTTTTTAATCTTTCTTTTAAATTAAGGTTACAAGATGATGTGCCTTATTTATCATCCCTCTATTTTCTGGAGTATCTTTCACAGTTACAACTTGTCCAACTTTACTAAGACCTAATCCATGCACACTTTTTCTATGGACCCCTTTTGAGCCTATTAAGCTCTTCGTTAACTTAATTGATATTTCCTTAGCCATATCTAATTTTTTCCTAACCTTTTTGCAACATCTAAAGCAGATTCCATCTGCTCTAATCCTTTTAAGGTTGCTCTCACGACATTCGCAGGATTAGTAGATCCATAACATTTGGCTAAAACATCTTTAACTCCTACTAATTCTAATACTGCTCTCATAGCACCACCTGCAATTATCCCAGTTCCTGGAGCTGCTGGTTCCATATAAATATAAGAAGAGCCATGTTTAGATTTTATAGGATACTGAATCGTGTCTCCCTTTAATTCAACCGATGTCATATTCCTTCTAGCAGAATCTAATGCTTTTTGTATCGCTAGAGGCACTTCTCTTGCCTTTCCTCTTCCATAACCTATCTTTCCATTTCCATCTCCAACGACTGTTACAGCAGTAAAACCAAATATTCTGCCTCCTTTTACCACTTTAGCTACTCTATTAACTTGAACTAGCTTTTCTTCTAAAACTTCGCCGCCTACATTATTATTAATATCTTCTTTTTGCATAATCTCTTAAAATTTTAAACCTTGCTCTCTAGCTGCTTCAGCTAAAGCTTTAATTCTTCCATGAAATTTATATCCTGACCTATCAAAAGCTATTTCGGTAATTCCTTGCTCTATTGCTCTTTGGGCAACTAATTTACCAACTTTCTCCGCTGCACCTTTATCACCTGTTTTATCAGATCTTATATCAGACTCTAAAGACGATGCTGAAACAAGGACTTTAGATCCATCAAAAGAAGTTACTTGAGCATAAATATGCTGATTAGATCTAAAGACAGTCAAACGATTTATTTCTCTAGACCTAATCTTTGATCTTGTTTTTACAGATCTTTTTTCTCTCTTTAATTGTTTATTTATAATTGCCATTTCTTAAGATTTTTTTGATTCCTTCCTTCGGATATGTTCATCTGCATATTTAACGCCTTTACCTTTATAGGGCTCTGGTGGCCTTATAGATCGTATCTCTGCAGCAACTTGACCAAGTACCTGTTTGTCAATTGATTTCAAAGTGATCTCTGTTTGTGACGGGAGTTCGACTTGGACTATTTCTGGAATTTCATATTTTACCGGATGAGAAAAACCTAAACTTAGTTCTAAAGTTTTTCCTTGTAGATTAGCTCTATATCCAACACCATTTATTTCTAACTTACGTTCAAAACCTTGAGTCACACCTACTATATTATTTAGAGAAAGCGCCCTCATAGTGCCTGTAATAGCCAAAGCTTCCTTAGAGTCGTTAACTGGCTCAAAACTCATATTCTCTTTTTCTAATTTAAGAAAAGTTAATTTATTAAGCAATAAAGAAATTGAACCCGCCTTCCCTTCAAAAGAGAGTATCTCATCATTTTGCTGAATATCTACTCCTTCAGGAATAGATATTGGTTTTATCGAAGTTCTTGCCATATTAAATATATATTAAAAAACTGAACAAAGTAGTTCCCCGCCTATACCTGCTTCCTTAGCCTGCCTATCAGTTAATAAACCTTTATTAGTCGAAACTATTGCTACACCTAAACCCCCTTTAATTGAAGGAAGATTCTTGTGATCAGCATATCTCCTTAATCCTGGTTTGCTAAGTCTCTTTAATTCTCTTATAACAGGCTTTCCTTTGTAGTATCCTAAAGAAACCTTCAAGAAAGGTTTATTAGAATGCTCCTCAACAATCATATCTTTTAAATAGCCCTCTTTTATCAAAATTTCTATTAAAGCTTTCTTTTTTGAAGAAGAAGGCACTAACAAACTATCTTTATTCCTGGAATAAGCATTATTTATCTGCGAAAGAAGATCTGAAATTGGATCGTGCATACTCATATTTTTACCAACTAGATTTAACTAACCCTGGAATATCACCTTTCATGGCCAATTCCCTTATTTTATTCCTACAAAGTCCAAATTTTCTATAAACAGAATGAGGTCTTCCTGTCATTGCACACCTTCTTTGAACTCTTGAAGGGCTAGCATCTCTAGGAAGTTTCTGAAGACTAACTTGAGCATTATACCTATCCTCATCAGAAGTTTTAGGGCTTCTGATAAGCTCTTTTAAAGCAGCTCTTTTAGCAGCATATTTAGCAACAGTTTTTATACGTCTTGCTTCTCTAGCTATCATTGATTTTTTTGCCATACAGTCCTCTTTCTTTAGTCTTTAAATGGAAATTTCATTGCTTTCAAAAGCAATATTCCTTCTTTATCAGTTTTAGCAGAAGTGGTTATAGATATATCCATACCTCTTATCTTGTCAATTTTGTCATAATCTATTTCAGGAAAAATAATATGCTCTTTAATCCCTATGGAATAATTCCCTTTACCATCAAAAGATTTAATATCAAGCCCTCTGAAATCTCTTTCTCTTGGAATCGCTATTCCTAAAAGCCTTTGTATAAAATCATACATTCTATCCTTTCTCAATGTAGTCTTGCAGCCAATAGGAACTCCATCTCTAATCTTAAAGCTCGCTACTGACTTTCTTGTTTTAGTAATTTGAGGTTTTTGGCCACTTATTAAAGTTAAATCTTCAAAAGCTTTCTCTAGAACTTTTTTATCTTGATTGGCTTCTCCAACTCCCATATTTAGAGTAATCTTAGTTATCTTGGGAACTGCCATATAAGACTTCAACCCTAAACTTTCTTTCAATTCAGGTATGACAACTTTTTTGTAATGCTCCTTTAATTGAATCATTTACTTTACCTCTCCTCCAGTAGACTTAAAGATTCTTATTTTTTTTCCATCTTCAAGAGTCTTAATTCCTATTTTTTCTCCTTTTTTTGTTGAAGGATTAAAAACCATTAAATTAGATATAGATATTGGGGATTCTTTCTCTATTATTCCTCCTTCAATTCCTAGTTGAGGATTAGCTTTAGTGTGTTTCTTGATAATTTTTACTCCCGAAACTAAAGCTTTATCATTGTTAAGTAATTTCGTTAAAGTCCCTTGTTTCCCTTTATCTTTTCCAGCGATCACAACTACCTTATCTCCTGTCAAAATCTTTTTCATTTTTAAAGCACCTCTTGAGCAAGTGAAACTATTTTCATGAATTGCTCACTCCTGAGTTCTCTAGAAACAGGCCCAAATACTCTAGTTCCTATTGGTTGCTTCTGTTGATTAATCAGAACGGCTGCATTTTCATCAAATCTGATGGCAGATCCATCTGGTCTTCTAATTTTACTCTTAGTTCTAACTACTACTGCATCAGCAACATCTCCTTTATTTACTCTTCCCTTAGGCGAAGCCTCTTTAATAGAGACTTTGATCACATCTCCTACTCTGGCATATCTCCTTTTAGAGCCACCCAAAACACGAATACACATAACTGTCTTAGCACCACTGTTATCAGCTACATTGAGATATGTTAACTCTTGAATCATATTTTATCCTCTAAGAAAAATCAGTTCCTTTACTAACAACAGAAACTAACCTCCAAGATTTAGTTTTAGAAAATGGCCTACACTCTTCAACCAAAACAGTATCACCTTTATTTGATTGATTCGTTTCATCATGGACTTGCAGCTTAGAAGATTTTCTTATAATCTTTTTATATATAGGGTGAGTAACAGTTCTTTCTATGAGAACTGTTAAAGTCTTGTCCCTAATACTGCTTATTACTAATCCTTTTTTTTGTTTAGAATTTTTTTCTTCTTTCATAACTATTTAGAATCTTTTGATTCATTTGTTAAAGTTTTAAGCCTCGCTATTTGCCTTCTTACTAATTTTATTTTATGAGTTTCTTTTAATTGTCCTGTTTTTAAATTAAATTTAAGATCTACCAACTCTTTCTCGAGTTTTGAATTCTCAGAAACATTATCTACTTCTCCTTTTCTAAGTCTTGAAAGTAAACCTTCTTTAGCCATGTTAAATTCTCTTTATAAATGAGGTTGAAACAGGTATCTTAGATGAAGCTAATTTAAAAGCTTCTCTTGCTAGCTCTTCATCAACTCCTTCCATTTCATATAAAATTTTTCCTGGTTTAATAGGACATACCCAATACTCAACATTTCCTTTTCCTTTTCCCTGTCTTACTTCTAGAGGCTTCTTTGTTATAGGTTTATCAGGAAAAATTCTTATCCAAATCTTTGCTCCTCTTTTAACTTTTCTAGTCATAGCTCTTCTAGCTGCTTCTATTTGACGAGAAGTTATTGCGCCTCTAGAAGTAGCCTTTAAACCATAAATACCGAAATCTAGATTATTGCCTCTTTGTGCATATCCAGTATTTCTTAATTTCTGTTGCTTTCTATACTTAGTCTTTTTTGGCTGTAACATTTAATTAACTCCTATCGAGTTGTTCTCTTTTGAAATCTAAAATTTCTCCTCTAAATACCCAGGCCTTCACACCTATAATTCCATATTGAGTTTCAGCTTCTGCCAACCCATAATCTACATCTGCTCTTAAAGTATGAAGTGGAACTCTACCTTCTCTATACCATTCCGATCTTGCTATCTCTGCTCCACCTAATCTTCCACCTACTTGGATTTTTACTCCCTTTGCTCCCTGTCTCATAGAGTTTTGAACTCCTCTTTTCATAGCTCTTCTAAACATTATTCTTTTTTCAAGTTGCTGGGCAACACTTTCTGCAACTAATTGTGCATCAAGATCTGGTTTTCTTATTTCTTGTATACCTAAAGTTACAGGAACTTTCATAATCTGAGTTATTTCATTTCTCATACGATCTATATCTTCTCCTTTCTTTCCTATCACAACACCTGGTCTAGCAGTGTGAATCAATACCCTTGCATTATCAGCTGTTCTTTCTATGGTAACTTTACTAACCGAAGCATGAGATAATTGACCTAATAAATGTTCTCTCACTAGGATATCTGTAAGTAAATTTTCTCTAAATTGGTTTTTTTCTGCATACCATATAGAATTATGATCTCTCACAATTCCGAGTCTAAAACCTATTGGATTAACTTTTTGGCCCATTTTAATTTCCGTTACTAACTGTTAAATAAATATTGCATGATCTTTTAAACACTCTATCTGCTCTACCTCTGGCTCTAGGTCTAATTCTTTTTAAGGTAAAACTATCATTTACTGAAATACTTGATACATAAAGACTATCAACATCTAAGCCATTGTTATTTTGAGCATTAGCAATAGCTGAATTTAGAACTTTCTTAATAATACGTGCTGACTTTTGAGGCTCAAAAGTTAAAATATCTAAAGCCTGACCTACATTTTTTCCTCTTATTTGATTTGCTACGAGGGCAACCTTCCTAGGTGAAATCTTAGCACTTTTCAGTTTAGCATTTACTTCAGTCATATTTATTCCTTGGTCTTCCTATCTCCGGAGTGACCTTTAAAGGTTCTAGTTCCAGCAAATTCTCCCAATTTATGTCCAACCATATCTTCTTGGATAAATATTGGAACATGTTGTCTTCCATTATGTATACCTATGTTCAACCCAACCATTGTAGGAGTAATCATTGACCTTCTTGACCAAGTTTTTATTGGTTTCTTATCCTTATTAGCAGAAGCTATATCTACCTTTTTTTCAAGATGTAAATCAATAAATGGTCCTTTTTTAAGCGATCTTGGCATGATAAATTCCTATTAGTACCTATGTCTTACAATTAAATGTTCGTTTCTTCTATTTTTTCTTGTCTTATAACCTTTAGTTGGCACTCCCCAGGGAGTTACCGGATGTCTTCCTCCTGATGTTTTACCTTCTCCTCCTCCATGAGGATGGTCTATAGGATTCATAGCTACCCCCCTAACTGTTGGCCTAATTCCTGACCATCTTTTAGCACCTGCTTTGCCTATAGATCTTAGTTGATGTTCAGGATTAGAAACCGAAC belongs to SAR86 cluster bacterium and includes:
- the rpsE gene encoding 30S ribosomal protein S5; its protein translation is MQKEDINNNVGGEVLEEKLVQVNRVAKVVKGGRIFGFTAVTVVGDGNGKIGYGRGKAREVPLAIQKALDSARRNMTSVELKGDTIQYPIKSKHGSSYIYMEPAAPGTGIIAGGAMRAVLELVGVKDVLAKCYGSTNPANVVRATLKGLEQMESALDVAKRLGKN
- the rplO gene encoding 50S ribosomal protein L15 encodes the protein MNLSELKPNPKRNKLKKRLGRGPGSGTGKTSGRGHKGLKSRSGGRVRPGFEGGQMPLQKRVPKYGFTSRKNNYTEELRYSELLKLDLEEISLSTLIESKVVKKSTKKVKVFLDIQESKKLKLSGINVTKSIKKLIEEAGGSIN
- the rpsQ gene encoding 30S ribosomal protein S17, which translates into the protein MKEEKNSKQKKGLVISSIRDKTLTVLIERTVTHPIYKKIIRKSSKLQVHDETNQSNKGDTVLVEECRPFSKTKSWRLVSVVSKGTDFS
- the rpmD gene encoding 50S ribosomal protein L30, yielding MAKEISIKLTKSLIGSKGVHRKSVHGLGLSKVGQVVTVKDTPENRGMINKAHHLVTLI
- the secY gene encoding preprotein translocase subunit SecY encodes the protein MSFSKQTESGKGLSELWARLRFVLLAIIIYRIGTHIPIPGIDPDRLASLFEQNQGTLIDMFNMFSGGALERMSIMALNIMPYITASIIMSLIEGTTPSVKKRFREEGGSGRNQRTQYVRYGTILLAIIQSSGLALGLQNQDLALEPGIIFQITAVVSLVTGTVFLMWLGEQVTEKGIGNGISIIIFSSIVAGLPRAIGQVFEQARQGDLSLIMLLVIGIVALAAIAFIVWIERGQRRITVNYARRQQGRKMVQGQASYLPMKINQAGVIPAIFASSLLLFPASASTWFGQSDGFEWLQEIALALGPGQPLYVITFASLIAFFCFFYTALQFDPKEMSENLRKSGAYMPGIRPGEQSANYIDSVMTKLTVWGSAYLILVCLLPQFLIVSASVPFYLGGTSLLIVVVVVMDFMAQVQSHLMSQQYESLLKKANLKGYGNNSMLGR
- the rpsS gene encoding 30S ribosomal protein S19, with protein sequence MPRSLKKGPFIDLHLEKKVDIASANKDKKPIKTWSRRSMITPTMVGLNIGIHNGRQHVPIFIQEDMVGHKLGEFAGTRTFKGHSGDRKTKE
- the rplR gene encoding 50S ribosomal protein L18, which produces MINKQLKREKRSVKTRSKIRSREINRLTVFRSNQHIYAQVTSFDGSKVLVSASSLESDIRSDKTGDKGAAEKVGKLVAQRAIEQGITEIAFDRSGYKFHGRIKALAEAAREQGLKF
- the rplF gene encoding 50S ribosomal protein L6 translates to MARTSIKPISIPEGVDIQQNDEILSFEGKAGSISLLLNKLTFLKLEKENMSFEPVNDSKEALAITGTMRALSLNNIVGVTQGFERKLEINGVGYRANLQGKTLELSLGFSHPVKYEIPEIVQVELPSQTEITLKSIDKQVLGQVAAEIRSIRPPEPYKGKGVKYADEHIRRKESKKS
- the rplP gene encoding 50S ribosomal protein L16, which gives rise to MLQPKKTKYRKQQKLRNTGYAQRGNNLDFGIYGLKATSRGAITSRQIEAARRAMTRKVKRGAKIWIRIFPDKPITKKPLEVRQGKGKGNVEYWVCPIKPGKILYEMEGVDEELAREAFKLASSKIPVSTSFIKRI
- the rplX gene encoding 50S ribosomal protein L24, producing the protein MKKILTGDKVVVIAGKDKGKQGTLTKLLNNDKALVSGVKIIKKHTKANPQLGIEGGIIEKESPISISNLMVFNPSTKKGEKIGIKTLEDGKKIRIFKSTGGEVK
- the rpsH gene encoding 30S ribosomal protein S8, which codes for MSMHDPISDLLSQINNAYSRNKDSLLVPSSSKKKALIEILIKEGYLKDMIVEEHSNKPFLKVSLGYYKGKPVIRELKRLSKPGLRRYADHKNLPSIKGGLGVAIVSTNKGLLTDRQAKEAGIGGELLCSVF
- the rpsN gene encoding 30S ribosomal protein S14, which encodes MAKKSMIAREARRIKTVAKYAAKRAALKELIRSPKTSDEDRYNAQVSLQKLPRDASPSRVQRRCAMTGRPHSVYRKFGLCRNKIRELAMKGDIPGLVKSSW
- the rpmC gene encoding 50S ribosomal protein L29, which translates into the protein MAKEGLLSRLRKGEVDNVSENSKLEKELVDLKFNLKTGQLKETHKIKLVRRQIARLKTLTNESKDSK
- the rpsC gene encoding 30S ribosomal protein S3 yields the protein MGQKVNPIGFRLGIVRDHNSIWYAEKNQFRENLLTDILVREHLLGQLSHASVSKVTIERTADNARVLIHTARPGVVIGKKGEDIDRMRNEITQIMKVPVTLGIQEIRKPDLDAQLVAESVAQQLEKRIMFRRAMKRGVQNSMRQGAKGVKIQVGGRLGGAEIARSEWYREGRVPLHTLRADVDYGLAEAETQYGIIGVKAWVFRGEILDFKREQLDRS
- the rplN gene encoding 50S ribosomal protein L14, with product MIQELTYLNVADNSGAKTVMCIRVLGGSKRRYARVGDVIKVSIKEASPKGRVNKGDVADAVVVRTKSKIRRPDGSAIRFDENAAVLINQQKQPIGTRVFGPVSRELRSEQFMKIVSLAQEVL
- the rplV gene encoding 50S ribosomal protein L22 encodes the protein MTEVNAKLKSAKISPRKVALVANQIRGKNVGQALDILTFEPQKSARIIKKVLNSAIANAQNNNGLDVDSLYVSSISVNDSFTLKRIRPRARGRADRVFKRSCNIYLTVSNGN
- the rplE gene encoding 50S ribosomal protein L5; protein product: MIQLKEHYKKVVIPELKESLGLKSYMAVPKITKITLNMGVGEANQDKKVLEKAFEDLTLISGQKPQITKTRKSVASFKIRDGVPIGCKTTLRKDRMYDFIQRLLGIAIPRERDFRGLDIKSFDGKGNYSIGIKEHIIFPEIDYDKIDKIRGMDISITTSAKTDKEGILLLKAMKFPFKD